The genomic DNA GATCAGCTGCTGAGACGCACCGGCCTCGTCAATGACGTCGATGGCCTTGTCCGGCAGCTTGCGGTCGTTGATGTAGCGTGCCGATAATTCGACAGCCGTGCGGATCGCCTCGGCGGTGTATTTGACGCCGTGGTGCTCTTCGAAATAGGGCTTGAGGCCTTTCAGGATCTTGACCGCATCCTCGACCGACGGCTCGTTCACGTCGATCTTCTGGAACCGGCGCGACAGCGCGCGGTCCTTTTCAAAATGCTGGCGGAACTCTTTGTAGGTGGTCGATCCCATACAGCGCAGCTTGCCGCCCTGCAACGCAGGCTTCAGCAGGTTGGACGCGTCCATTGCCCCGCCGGAGGTTGCCCCGGCGCCGATGATCGTGTGGATCTCGTCGATGAAGAGGACGGCGTCCTTGTGATTCTCCATCTCGGTCATGACGGCCTTCAGTCGCTCCTCGAAGTCACCGCGGTAGCGGGTGCCGGCCAGAAGCGCGCCCATGTCGAGGCTGTAGATCGTGGCATGGGCCAGAACCTCGGGAACTTCCTTGCTGACAATCTTGTAGGCCAGACCTTCGGCGATGGCAGTCTTGCCGACGCCCGGATCACCCACCAGCAGCGGGTTGTTCTTGCGGCGGCGGCAGAGCACCTGAATGCAACGCTCCACCTCGTGGGCGCGCCCGATCAGGGGATCAAGGTCGCCCTTGCCCGCCTTTTCGTTCAGGTCCACGCAGTATTTCGCCAGTGCGGATTCCTTCTTGTCCCCGTCGGTCACGCTTTCGTCCTCGTCTGGTTGAGGCGAGCCCGTGACCGGACGGCTTTCGCCGAATGCCGGATCCTTCGCCACGCCATGCGCGATGAAATTGACTGCGTCGTAGCGGGTCATGTCCTGTTCCTGCAGGAAATAGGCCGCGTTGCTTTCACGTTCCGCAAAGATGGCGACCAGCACGTTGGCACCGGTCACTTCGGTCCGGCCCGACGACTGGACGTGGATCGCCGCGCGCTGGATCACGCGCTGGAAGGCGGCGGTCGGCACGGCTTCTGACCCGTCGACGTCGGTTTCAAGCGTCGACAGATCGTCGGAAATGAATTCTTCAAGGTCCTTGCGCAATTCATCCAGATCGACCGAGCAGGCCCGCATCACGCGTGCCGCATCGGGTTCGTCGATCAGGGCCAGAAGCAGATGTTCCAGCGTGGCAAGTTCGTGGCGGCGGGCGTTGGCCAGGGCCAGCGCGCCGTGAATGGACTGCTCGAGCGTCGTGGAAAAAGATGGCACTTCGGGTGCTCCTTGCTGTTCGGGGGTCCGGTGGGCGGGTCACCCTGATCGGACCGTGGCCTTATCTTCCAAGGTTTGGCTTTTCGGCCCAACCTTCAAGTTTTTTCTTGTCCAGCGTGTTCACAAAAAGACTGACGTGTCGTGAACGCGGCGGTTGGGCGGGTCATTTCGACATTGACCGGCCTAGAGGGTGTCAGAACCGGTCCCTGCGGGCCCGGATTTCGGTGAAAATTTCGGCAGGTTGTGCATCGGCCATATCGATGGCCTTCGCCAGAACCGGATCGTCGGCACGCAGGAACGGATTGGTTTCGCATTCCAGCGACAAAAGCGACGGGACGGTGGCGCGGCCGTTTTCACGCGCCGTCTTCGTGGCCTCGGTACGAGAGATAATCGCTTTGTTGTCGGGTTCAAGAGACAGGGCGAAGCGCGCGTTCGTCGTGGTGTATTCGTGGCCGGAACAGACGGTGGTGTCGCGGGGCAGGGCGCGCAGCTTTTGCATGCTGTCCCACATCTGCGCGGGGGTGCCTTCGAAAAGGCGCCCGCATCCCATCGCCATCAGACTGTCGGCGGTGAACAGCAGTTTTTCGTCCACCATGTGAAAGGCGACGTGACCGATGGTGTGACCCGAGACATCCATGACATGGACGTCCCGCCCGCAGACGGTCAGCGTGTCGCCGTCAGCGACCTCTGTGTCGAGGCGGGGCAGGCGGTGGGCATCTGCACGCGCACCGATGACGCGGGCATTGCCGCGCAGCGCTTCCAGCCCTTGCACGTGGTCGTCGTGATGGTGCGTCAGCAGGATGTCCGACAGGGTCCAGCCCCGCTGATCGAGTGCGGCCTGAATGGGCGCTGCTTCGGGCACGTCGACAAGGGCGGTTTGTCCTGTCGCGGCGTCATGGATCACAAAGGCATAATTGTCGGTCAGGCAGGGAATGGTGATCAGTTCAACGGGCATGGCAACTTCGCTTTTCTTTGCTAGGGTAAACCGGACCGACTATGGGACCTTGTTCACCGCAATGCATCTGGACGTTCTTCATCTGCGTAATTTCTACTACCGCAGCGCTTTGGGCCGGGCGGCGCAGAAGGTCATACGCGATGAACTGGTGCGAATGTGGCCCGAGGCAAAGGGCCAGACGGTCGCAGGCTTCGGTTTTGCGGTGCCGCTGCTGCGGCCCTATCTAGGCGACGCGCGCCGGGTCATCGGTCTGATGCCGGGACCGCAGGGCGTTATGCCCTGGCCCGCGGGGCAGGCCAATGTGTCGGTGCTGTGCGAAGACACGCTCTGGCCACTGCCGACGGGGTTCGTGGACAAGCTGGTCGTCCTGCACGGACTGGAGACGACGGATCATCCCACGGGCGTGCTGAGCGAATGTCACCGCGTGCTGGGGCCGGGAGGGCGGGCGATCTTCATCGTGCCGAACCGCGCCGGGTTGTGGTCGCGATCGGATCGCACGCCTTTCGGCTTTGGCCGGCCCTATTCGCCCAGCCAGCTGGAAAGCCAGTTGCGGGCGCATGATTTCGACATCGGCACTGTCCGCGCGACGCTGTATCAGCCGCCTTCGCACAATCCGGTCTGGCGGCGCATGGCGGGCGTGCTGGAACGGGCGGGCCACAATATCCCGATGCTGGCGGGTGGCGGTGTGCTGATCGTCGAGGCCTGCAAGCAATCCCCCGCAGCCTCGGGTCCCGGCCACCGCGCACGGTCGCGTGCATCGGTGCTGGCACCAATGCCTGACGCGGTCCCGGCCTGAGTGCTGCGACGCGTCGCCGCAGGGTAAAATCGTGTCGTCTGGCCGGGCGGCCTCGTGAACTAAAATTACCATAGCTTGTTGCGGGGCGGGAACTCCTCTGCTAGATCGACACGGATTTTAATGCCTCGGTAACAGTCGAGGAGACGTGAACGCCTCCGGACCCTCTTGGGGTCACGGGGGCCTTATATCGGAAGGGTGGACGTGTCCGAACCAGCTTCGATCACACAGGGTATCGCCGGGCGCTATGCGTCGGCAGTGTTCGACATCGCCAAAGAAGGCAACAATCTCAAGGCGATGGAGCAGGACGTCAATGCACTTGACGCCGCATTGTCCGAGAGCTCGGATTTTCGCGACCTGATCACGTCGCCGCTGTATGGCCGTGACGAACAGGCCGGTGCCATGAAGGCGATTGCGGCCAAGATGGGTCTCTCGGAAACGATGACGAATCTGATGGGTCTGCTCGCCGACAAGCGGCGGCTGTTCGTGCTGCCGGGCATCGTCGGCACCCTGCGTGACATGCTGGCCACCGACCGTGGCGAGATGACCGCAGAAGTCACGACCGCAACGGCCCTGTCGGATGACCAGAAAAAGAAACTGGCCAGCACCTTGTCAGAGACATTCGGCAAGACCGTCGGCATCAAGGAAACCGTGGACGCCTCCATTCTGGGTGGCCTGATCGTCAAGATCGGCTCCCGCATGATCGACACGTCGATCGCGTCTAAACTCAATGCACTCCAGAACAACATGAAAGAGGTCGGATAATGGCGATCCAAGCGTCTGAAATCTCTGCGATCCTGAAGGACCAGATCAAGAACTTCGGTCAGGATGCCGAAGTCGCCGAGGTTGGCCGCGTGCTGTCCGTCGGTGACGGTATCGCCCGCGTCTATGGCCTCGATGCCGTGCAGGCTGGCGAGATGGTGGAATTCCCCGGTGGTATCCGCGGCATGGCCCTGAACCTTGAATCCGACAACGTCGGCGTCGTGATCTTCGGGTCCGACCGCGACATCAAGGAAGGCGATACCGTCAAGCGCACCAAGTCCATCGTGGACGTGCCCGCCGGTCTGGGCCTGCTGGGACGCGTCGTTGACGGCCTTGGCAACCCACTGGACGGCAAAGGCCCCATCGACGCATCCGAGCGTCGCGTGGCCGACGTGAAGGCACCGGGCATCATCCCGCGCAAATCCGTGCACGAGCCGATGCCGACGGGCCTGAAGTCCATCGACGCCATGATCCCGATCGGCCGTGGCCAGCGCGAGCTGATCATCGGTGACCGTCAGACCGGCAAGACCGCCGTGGCGCTCGACACGATCCTGAACCAGAAGTCGTATAACGACGCGGCCAAGGACGACTCGGAAAAGCTGTATTGCATCTATGTCGCCATCGGCCAGAAGCGGTCGACCGTTGCCCAGCTGGTGAAGAAGCTGGAAGAGACGGGTGCGATCGAATACACCACGATCGTCGCAGCCACCGCATCCGACCCCGCGCCGATGCAGTATCTGGCACCGTATTCTGCCACCGCAATGGCCGAATTCTTCCGTGACAACGGCAAGCACGCCCTGATCATCTATGATGACCTGTCCAAGCAGGCCGTGTCCTATCGCCAGATGTCGCTGCTGCTGCGCCGCCCGCCGGGCCGTGAAGCCTACCCGGGCGACGTGTTCTACCTCCACTCTCGCCTGCTGGAGCGTTCGGCAAAGCTGAACGAAGACAATGGCTCCGGTTCGTTGACAGCACTGCCGATCATCGAAACGCAGGGTGGCGACGTGTCCGCGTTCATTCCGACGAACGTGATCTCGATCACCGACGGCCAGATCTTTCTGGAAACGGAACTGTTCTTCCAGGGCATCCGCCCTGCCGTGAACACCGGTCTGTCCGTGTCCCGCGTCGGGTCCGCCGCCCAGACCAACGCGATGAAGTCTGTC from Loktanella sp. M215 includes the following:
- the clpA gene encoding ATP-dependent Clp protease ATP-binding subunit ClpA; translation: MPSFSTTLEQSIHGALALANARRHELATLEHLLLALIDEPDAARVMRACSVDLDELRKDLEEFISDDLSTLETDVDGSEAVPTAAFQRVIQRAAIHVQSSGRTEVTGANVLVAIFAERESNAAYFLQEQDMTRYDAVNFIAHGVAKDPAFGESRPVTGSPQPDEDESVTDGDKKESALAKYCVDLNEKAGKGDLDPLIGRAHEVERCIQVLCRRRKNNPLLVGDPGVGKTAIAEGLAYKIVSKEVPEVLAHATIYSLDMGALLAGTRYRGDFEERLKAVMTEMENHKDAVLFIDEIHTIIGAGATSGGAMDASNLLKPALQGGKLRCMGSTTYKEFRQHFEKDRALSRRFQKIDVNEPSVEDAVKILKGLKPYFEEHHGVKYTAEAIRTAVELSARYINDRKLPDKAIDVIDEAGASQQLIAESKRRKTIGVKEIESVVAKIARIPPKNVSKDDAEVLKDLEGSLKRVVFGQDKAIEALSSAIKLARAGLREPEKPIGNYLFAGPTGVGKTEVAKQLADTLGVELIRFDMSEYMEKHAVSRLIGAPPGYVGFDQGGMLTDGVDQNPHCVLLLDEMEKAHPDVYNILLQVMDHGKLTDHNGRTTDFRNVILIMTSNAGASEMGKNAMGFGRETREGEDTAAIERIFTPEFRNRLDAIISFGALPKEVIMKVVEKFVLQLEAQLIDRNVHIELTPAAATWLADKGYDAKMGARPLGRVIQEHIKKPLAEELLFGKLVKGGLVKVGVKDKQLHLTFEAPEQAKITGKKPPLLTAE
- the gloB gene encoding hydroxyacylglutathione hydrolase, with the protein product MPVELITIPCLTDNYAFVIHDAATGQTALVDVPEAAPIQAALDQRGWTLSDILLTHHHDDHVQGLEALRGNARVIGARADAHRLPRLDTEVADGDTLTVCGRDVHVMDVSGHTIGHVAFHMVDEKLLFTADSLMAMGCGRLFEGTPAQMWDSMQKLRALPRDTTVCSGHEYTTTNARFALSLEPDNKAIISRTEATKTARENGRATVPSLLSLECETNPFLRADDPVLAKAIDMADAQPAEIFTEIRARRDRF
- a CDS encoding class I SAM-dependent methyltransferase, yielding MHLDVLHLRNFYYRSALGRAAQKVIRDELVRMWPEAKGQTVAGFGFAVPLLRPYLGDARRVIGLMPGPQGVMPWPAGQANVSVLCEDTLWPLPTGFVDKLVVLHGLETTDHPTGVLSECHRVLGPGGRAIFIVPNRAGLWSRSDRTPFGFGRPYSPSQLESQLRAHDFDIGTVRATLYQPPSHNPVWRRMAGVLERAGHNIPMLAGGGVLIVEACKQSPAASGPGHRARSRASVLAPMPDAVPA
- a CDS encoding F0F1 ATP synthase subunit delta; the encoded protein is MSEPASITQGIAGRYASAVFDIAKEGNNLKAMEQDVNALDAALSESSDFRDLITSPLYGRDEQAGAMKAIAAKMGLSETMTNLMGLLADKRRLFVLPGIVGTLRDMLATDRGEMTAEVTTATALSDDQKKKLASTLSETFGKTVGIKETVDASILGGLIVKIGSRMIDTSIASKLNALQNNMKEVG
- the atpA gene encoding F0F1 ATP synthase subunit alpha → MAIQASEISAILKDQIKNFGQDAEVAEVGRVLSVGDGIARVYGLDAVQAGEMVEFPGGIRGMALNLESDNVGVVIFGSDRDIKEGDTVKRTKSIVDVPAGLGLLGRVVDGLGNPLDGKGPIDASERRVADVKAPGIIPRKSVHEPMPTGLKSIDAMIPIGRGQRELIIGDRQTGKTAVALDTILNQKSYNDAAKDDSEKLYCIYVAIGQKRSTVAQLVKKLEETGAIEYTTIVAATASDPAPMQYLAPYSATAMAEFFRDNGKHALIIYDDLSKQAVSYRQMSLLLRRPPGREAYPGDVFYLHSRLLERSAKLNEDNGSGSLTALPIIETQGGDVSAFIPTNVISITDGQIFLETELFFQGIRPAVNTGLSVSRVGSAAQTNAMKSVAGPVKLELAQYREMAAFAQFGSDLDAATQRLLNRGARLTELMKQPQYSPLTNAEIVTVIYAGTKGYLDKIDTKQVGRFEAGLLKHMRTQGRDVLDMITNEDPKIKGDAEAKLKAAIDAFAKDFA